In a single window of the Olivibacter sp. SDN3 genome:
- a CDS encoding alpha-L-rhamnosidase, with protein sequence MKYFCFIILALLFSCKKSSDTKPTSLSVERKIDPIGVEAKNPQFGWVIQTEERGYEQSAWQIQVASNREKLHEGAADVWDSEKVQSSGQHFIDYQGEELQSAQPYFWRVKIWSADGRESAWSDPASFTTALLDSREWNKVKWIAFEKLDENQKIMPGVHLNGDHLGERGVKRATIPLFRKTFEVNGDKTVEQALLFASGLGQYEAHLNGKKVGDEFLAPGWTNYEERALYNTYDITEQVKTGENALGALVGTGFMYINRERYRKMVRAEAFPMLRMKLLLRYTDGTVEEVITDQTWKTSPSAITFSTIYGGEDYDATKEQTGWDEPDFDDASWQDVVLVEGPGGRMHAQQDYPLKVMQTFDSQEKKEVGTNKFLYDFGQNASGIIRLQVKGNKGDKIKITPTEVLDDDGMPYQNASGGPYYFEYTLKGTDQETWEPRFTYYGFRYALVEIDGEAPRDVEQSLKIQLLHTRNSSPTVGSFKSSNALLNQVNELINWGIKSNLASVATDCPHREKLGWLEQTHLIGSSLKYNFDIYKLYNKIIDDMIEGQLPNGLVPDIVPEYVPFEGGFRDSPEWGSASIIIPWYLYQWYGDKSILEKAYPMMKRYLDYLGTKADGRILSHGLGDWFDLGPENPGVSQLTPIALTATATYFYDAHLMAKIAETLGETADLVDYQQLSANIKIAFNDKFFEKETGVYATGSQTAYAMPLYMGIVDSSDREKVANNLIDSIKAGNNALTAGDVGYRYLLRALEDAGASQLIYEMNNRDDVPGYGYQIKHGATALTESWPALKYVSNNHMMLGHLMEWLYSGLGGIRQQEGDVGFKNILIEPEIVEGLDWVETGYHSINGEIKVRWTKEEGGLSLDIEIPANTQAQLLLPAATVEQITENGEALRSNPYISTATHEKAGKIGLDIGSGSYSFTIAKQ encoded by the coding sequence ATGAAATATTTTTGCTTCATCATCCTTGCGTTGCTTTTTAGTTGTAAGAAATCGTCTGATACAAAACCTACATCCTTAAGCGTTGAACGTAAAATTGATCCGATAGGTGTGGAAGCCAAGAACCCGCAATTTGGATGGGTTATTCAAACAGAAGAGCGCGGTTATGAGCAATCGGCCTGGCAGATTCAAGTGGCTTCCAACAGGGAAAAACTGCATGAAGGCGCCGCCGATGTATGGGATTCTGAAAAGGTGCAGAGTAGCGGGCAGCATTTTATAGATTATCAGGGGGAGGAGCTACAGTCTGCGCAGCCATATTTTTGGCGCGTCAAAATCTGGTCGGCCGATGGAAGGGAGTCCGCTTGGAGTGATCCTGCCTCCTTTACTACTGCACTTTTAGACAGCAGAGAATGGAACAAGGTAAAATGGATTGCCTTTGAAAAACTCGATGAAAACCAGAAGATCATGCCCGGGGTACACCTCAATGGTGATCACTTGGGCGAACGGGGTGTCAAACGGGCAACGATTCCCTTATTTCGCAAGACATTTGAGGTCAATGGCGATAAGACCGTAGAACAGGCATTGCTGTTCGCTAGCGGTTTAGGCCAATATGAGGCTCATTTAAATGGCAAAAAAGTAGGCGACGAATTCCTTGCTCCGGGGTGGACGAACTATGAGGAGCGTGCGCTTTACAATACCTATGATATCACAGAACAAGTGAAAACAGGTGAAAATGCACTAGGCGCACTGGTAGGGACCGGTTTTATGTACATCAATAGAGAGCGTTACCGTAAAATGGTAAGGGCCGAAGCTTTTCCAATGCTCCGCATGAAATTATTGCTAAGGTATACGGATGGAACTGTCGAAGAGGTGATAACGGATCAAACCTGGAAGACCTCTCCCTCAGCTATTACTTTCAGTACCATCTACGGTGGTGAAGATTATGATGCTACCAAAGAGCAAACAGGCTGGGACGAGCCAGATTTTGATGATGCTTCCTGGCAAGATGTCGTATTGGTGGAAGGCCCTGGAGGAAGGATGCATGCACAGCAAGATTATCCCTTAAAGGTAATGCAGACCTTTGATAGCCAGGAAAAAAAGGAAGTGGGTACGAACAAGTTCTTATACGATTTCGGGCAGAATGCCTCGGGTATTATCCGATTACAGGTGAAAGGGAATAAAGGTGATAAAATAAAAATTACACCCACCGAAGTGTTGGACGATGATGGTATGCCATACCAGAATGCCTCGGGCGGCCCTTATTATTTCGAGTATACATTAAAAGGAACAGATCAGGAGACTTGGGAGCCAAGATTCACCTACTACGGCTTTCGCTACGCCTTGGTGGAAATCGATGGTGAAGCACCGAGGGACGTGGAACAGTCGCTCAAGATCCAGCTTTTGCATACCCGTAACAGCTCACCTACTGTGGGATCCTTTAAGAGTTCAAATGCACTGTTAAATCAAGTAAATGAACTGATCAATTGGGGGATTAAGAGTAACCTGGCCAGTGTAGCTACTGATTGCCCACATCGCGAAAAGTTGGGATGGTTGGAACAAACACATCTGATCGGATCCTCTCTCAAATATAATTTTGACATTTATAAGCTGTATAATAAAATTATTGACGACATGATCGAGGGGCAATTGCCTAATGGATTGGTACCCGATATCGTGCCCGAATACGTACCTTTTGAAGGGGGCTTCCGCGATTCTCCGGAGTGGGGCAGTGCTTCCATTATCATTCCTTGGTATCTGTACCAATGGTATGGCGATAAAAGCATACTCGAAAAGGCTTATCCAATGATGAAGCGCTATCTTGATTATCTGGGCACAAAGGCAGATGGGCGTATTCTTTCGCATGGATTGGGCGACTGGTTTGACCTCGGTCCTGAAAATCCCGGGGTTTCACAACTCACACCCATTGCGTTAACAGCTACCGCCACGTATTTTTACGATGCACATTTGATGGCCAAGATTGCGGAAACGCTTGGAGAAACGGCAGATTTAGTAGATTACCAGCAGCTGTCGGCCAACATTAAAATTGCATTTAACGATAAGTTTTTTGAAAAGGAAACAGGTGTGTACGCCACGGGAAGCCAGACGGCTTATGCGATGCCACTATATATGGGCATTGTAGACAGCAGTGATAGGGAAAAGGTAGCAAACAATTTGATAGATTCCATAAAGGCCGGTAATAATGCCCTGACAGCCGGGGATGTAGGTTACCGTTATTTACTCCGCGCTTTGGAAGATGCGGGAGCCTCCCAATTGATCTATGAAATGAATAACCGCGATGATGTGCCAGGTTATGGTTACCAGATCAAACATGGTGCTACCGCACTTACCGAGTCTTGGCCTGCATTGAAATATGTATCCAATAACCATATGATGCTGGGGCACCTGATGGAATGGCTGTATAGTGGTTTGGGCGGCATTCGGCAGCAGGAAGGTGATGTAGGCTTTAAAAACATCCTGATCGAGCCGGAAATCGTAGAAGGGCTCGACTGGGTGGAAACCGGTTACCACTCCATTAATGGTGAAATTAAGGTGCGTTGGACAAAGGAGGAAGGAGGGCTAAGCCTAGATATAGAGATTCCTGCAAATACACAGGCACAACTGCTATTGCCGGCAGCAACGGTTGAACAAATAACGGAAAATGGCGAGGCCCTAAGGTCTAATCCATATATCTCAACGGCAACTCATGAAAAAGCGGGTAAAATCGGATTGGATATCGGGTCCGGTTCCTACTCGTTCACCATAGCTAAACAATAA
- a CDS encoding RagB/SusD family nutrient uptake outer membrane protein, with translation MKRIFLYYIIMPAAVIVSSCSQEFLNLTPDSEANAEDFYETAEQFQQAVNGVYQTLRSTVNESGYLMGEMRSDNTHYDYYAPDRGIHIIRRENIDDFLDDSQNQWTNDYFNNCYIGVSRANTILDRIEEADFEQEAKDPIIGETKFLRAYYYFNLVRYFGDVPLYLNEVSEQAEAFLPRSSVDEVYAVIINDLEDAISKLPDPSFPQNGRANKGSASTLLAEVYMTRHDFAAAEPLLRSVTTMGYSLLSNYEDVYALGNKNSRESIFEIQFMQGDQGQQSMFTYWFIPKSTNVEVITGVTSNTLNYGGWNVPTGDMMDAYEEGDTRKGASIGIAQGVIGGDGNFNIESVESSEGYVQPPGKTAKPFVRKYLHPHNRERNTDDNWPVYRYSNVLLLLAECLNESGNPGEAIELVNQVRQRAGASLSPVTVTDQVALRDAIAHERRVELAFENHRWHDLVRTGKAIEVMNAHGEEMKDRYGFISRNAYQVNENRLIFPIPYLELQLNNLLTQNPGYN, from the coding sequence ATGAAGCGAATATTTTTATACTATATCATCATGCCGGCAGCCGTTATCGTGTCGTCATGCAGTCAGGAATTCCTGAACCTGACGCCGGATTCAGAAGCCAATGCTGAGGATTTCTACGAAACCGCAGAGCAATTTCAACAGGCGGTCAACGGTGTGTATCAAACCTTGCGCAGCACCGTAAATGAGAGTGGTTACCTGATGGGGGAAATGAGGTCGGATAACACGCATTATGACTATTATGCACCCGACCGGGGGATTCATATCATCCGAAGGGAAAATATTGATGATTTCCTGGATGATTCGCAGAATCAATGGACAAACGACTATTTCAACAATTGTTATATCGGTGTCTCACGGGCCAATACGATTTTGGATCGAATCGAAGAGGCCGATTTTGAGCAGGAAGCAAAAGATCCCATCATCGGCGAAACCAAATTCCTCCGTGCCTATTACTATTTTAATTTGGTACGCTACTTTGGAGACGTACCCCTATATCTGAATGAAGTTAGCGAACAGGCGGAAGCTTTCCTCCCGCGATCTTCGGTAGACGAGGTGTACGCGGTTATTATCAATGACCTGGAAGATGCCATCAGCAAATTACCTGATCCCAGCTTTCCGCAAAATGGTCGGGCAAATAAAGGCTCAGCGTCTACACTGTTGGCAGAGGTGTACATGACAAGGCATGACTTTGCTGCTGCGGAACCCTTATTGCGATCAGTGACCACCATGGGTTATAGTTTACTTTCCAATTATGAAGATGTGTATGCCTTGGGGAACAAAAACAGTAGGGAGTCGATCTTCGAGATTCAATTTATGCAGGGCGATCAAGGGCAACAGAGCATGTTTACCTATTGGTTCATTCCGAAGTCAACCAATGTGGAAGTCATTACCGGTGTAACGTCTAACACCTTGAATTACGGCGGGTGGAATGTGCCAACAGGAGATATGATGGATGCTTATGAAGAAGGTGATACGCGTAAAGGTGCTTCCATCGGAATTGCCCAAGGTGTCATCGGGGGCGATGGTAACTTTAACATTGAGTCTGTTGAAAGTAGTGAAGGATATGTGCAGCCTCCGGGAAAAACGGCTAAGCCTTTTGTGCGTAAATATTTGCATCCACATAACAGGGAGCGTAATACGGACGATAACTGGCCTGTATACCGTTATTCCAATGTGCTATTGCTCTTGGCAGAATGCCTAAATGAGAGCGGTAATCCCGGCGAAGCCATCGAATTGGTGAATCAGGTAAGACAACGTGCCGGAGCTTCTTTATCGCCGGTGACGGTTACTGATCAGGTAGCTTTGCGCGATGCCATTGCACATGAGAGAAGAGTAGAGCTGGCCTTCGAAAATCATCGCTGGCACGATCTGGTAAGAACGGGCAAGGCCATTGAGGTGATGAATGCGCATGGAGAGGAAATGAAGGATCGTTATGGTTTCATCTCTAGAAATGCTTATCAGGTAAATGAAAACCGGCTAATTTTTCCTATCCCGTATTTGGAGCTACAGCTGAATAATCTCCTGACGCAAAATCCGGGATACAATTAA
- a CDS encoding TonB-dependent receptor: MSCFFYVSARMKFLLLFAGLLAGSIGYAQQSLTVSGTVTDNQGPIEGVSVLVQGSKQGAKTDQTGSYQLETVKGARLTFTFVGYQDTTITVESQRLDVVLREASQVLEEVVISYGTQQRKEVTGAISQINATEMKDMPVGQFSQKLQNRIPGVQITQTTGRPGQGMNVRVRGSASMNASSNPLYVVDGQPVTGDINNINPDEIESFSVLKDASATALYGSRAANGVVLVTTKSGKGTEGVNVNFSAFGGVQHVPQRGRPDVMNAREFAQWQRNFYEDKIRYENWTNPATGLAEIPDDYANPEQYGEGTDWYGVLLRQGAPIQNYSLSLTSNTEKFSSAVTAGYMNQQGVLHNTGYQRFSFRANNEYRPTEKLTLGFNIAPTLQLDHNTLTNTDGQRQVIDGGFITSPISPAINEDGSLPLTANTFGMFPNPNWYRVLGEKLDDYKRNRILGNIFGEYQILDGLKFKTRADIDVGAQTQQLFVSSTSGGGLFVAPPQLATGQYNTQTYYSWLNENVLTYNKSIGDHTFDLLAGYTTQKYRQENSGINKTDFPNDQIPWLDAAATVTEAGSNTQAWSLESLIGRVNYSFKGRYLLSAAVRRDGSSRFGSDRRWGTFPSVSVGWVASDESFLQEQEKISFLKVRASYGLVGNNNIGNYTSIAMMGPNNYVFGGSLVQGLAINSLGNTLLSWETTKQFDAGLELGLWDDRINLIYDYYYKKTDGMLYPVELPRASGFTEVFTNIGAFKFWGHEIGISTKNLTGELTWNTDFNITFNRNEVLQLGTNDTPIGGFTEQGDFNRTAVGQPIGQFYGYIYDGVYMTQEEFDTQPKHSSSQVGTVRMKDINGDGVIDMNDRTFIGDPNPDFIFGLTNSFRYRNWDLSFLIAGSVGGQTMAATYENIENLDGVFNVRKEMLNGWRSLEDPGNGEVPRTLSGTTELYRFTNSRWVYDASYVSLRNITLGRSFEITNSNYLKNIRVYASIQEALMLTKYPGMNPEVANNEGDDPLRLGVDQTTYPIPRTFTFGVNVGF; this comes from the coding sequence ATGAGTTGTTTTTTTTATGTCAGTGCGCGTATGAAGTTCCTGCTGCTGTTTGCTGGATTGCTAGCCGGTTCTATCGGTTATGCGCAACAATCGCTTACGGTAAGTGGTACGGTGACGGATAATCAAGGACCTATTGAAGGTGTATCTGTCCTTGTTCAAGGCTCCAAACAGGGAGCAAAAACGGATCAAACAGGTAGCTACCAGCTGGAAACGGTAAAAGGTGCCAGGCTCACTTTCACTTTTGTAGGTTATCAGGATACCACTATTACTGTGGAAAGTCAACGTTTAGATGTAGTGCTCCGTGAAGCATCGCAGGTGCTGGAAGAAGTGGTGATCAGTTACGGTACGCAACAGCGTAAGGAAGTTACCGGTGCGATCTCCCAGATCAATGCCACAGAAATGAAAGATATGCCGGTAGGGCAGTTTTCTCAAAAATTGCAGAACCGGATTCCCGGCGTGCAGATTACGCAAACCACAGGGCGACCAGGGCAGGGGATGAATGTTCGTGTACGTGGATCTGCTTCCATGAACGCAAGCAGCAACCCCTTATACGTCGTAGATGGTCAGCCTGTAACGGGTGATATCAATAATATAAATCCCGATGAGATCGAGAGTTTTTCGGTGCTCAAAGACGCCTCTGCTACGGCTTTATATGGCTCTCGTGCAGCGAACGGTGTGGTGCTTGTTACCACAAAAAGCGGAAAAGGTACCGAAGGTGTGAATGTCAATTTCTCTGCCTTTGGAGGTGTGCAACATGTGCCGCAGCGTGGCCGACCGGATGTGATGAACGCCCGTGAATTTGCACAATGGCAGCGGAATTTCTATGAAGATAAAATCCGTTACGAAAACTGGACGAATCCTGCGACGGGGTTGGCGGAAATCCCTGACGATTATGCCAATCCAGAACAGTATGGCGAAGGAACAGATTGGTATGGTGTGCTTTTGCGACAGGGAGCACCCATCCAGAATTATTCCCTGTCGTTAACGTCCAATACGGAGAAATTCAGCTCAGCAGTAACCGCAGGGTATATGAATCAACAAGGGGTGCTGCACAATACCGGCTACCAACGGTTTTCCTTTCGGGCAAACAATGAGTACCGGCCAACCGAGAAATTGACACTGGGATTCAATATTGCGCCGACTTTACAGCTTGACCATAATACCTTGACTAATACCGATGGCCAAAGGCAAGTGATCGATGGTGGCTTTATTACCAGTCCAATAAGCCCCGCAATCAATGAAGATGGTAGTCTGCCCTTAACCGCCAATACCTTTGGTATGTTCCCTAACCCTAACTGGTACCGCGTGTTGGGCGAGAAGTTAGACGATTATAAACGCAATCGAATCCTGGGTAATATTTTTGGCGAATACCAGATATTAGACGGACTGAAATTTAAAACCCGAGCAGATATTGATGTTGGTGCACAGACCCAACAGCTTTTTGTATCCTCCACATCGGGAGGTGGGCTTTTTGTAGCGCCTCCACAATTGGCAACCGGGCAATACAATACCCAAACCTATTATTCATGGTTGAACGAAAATGTGTTAACTTATAATAAGTCAATCGGTGATCATACATTCGACCTACTGGCGGGATATACTACCCAGAAATACCGTCAGGAAAATAGTGGAATCAATAAAACGGATTTTCCGAATGATCAGATCCCTTGGTTGGATGCCGCTGCTACTGTTACCGAAGCAGGAAGCAATACGCAGGCCTGGTCACTTGAGTCCTTAATTGGCCGGGTAAATTACAGTTTTAAAGGACGTTACTTATTATCCGCGGCGGTGAGGCGAGATGGGTCTTCCCGTTTTGGAAGCGACCGCAGATGGGGTACGTTCCCTTCGGTATCTGTCGGATGGGTGGCCAGTGATGAAAGTTTTTTGCAGGAACAGGAAAAGATATCTTTTCTGAAGGTGCGAGCCAGCTACGGATTGGTAGGAAACAACAATATCGGTAATTACACCTCCATCGCTATGATGGGACCTAATAACTATGTTTTCGGAGGCTCATTGGTACAGGGGTTGGCAATTAACTCCTTAGGCAATACGCTGTTGAGTTGGGAAACCACCAAACAATTTGACGCCGGTCTGGAATTGGGCTTATGGGACGATCGAATCAATCTGATATACGATTATTATTATAAGAAAACAGATGGTATGCTTTATCCCGTTGAATTGCCCCGGGCGTCTGGTTTTACGGAGGTTTTTACCAATATCGGGGCTTTTAAATTCTGGGGGCATGAAATCGGTATCAGTACTAAAAACTTAACCGGGGAATTGACTTGGAATACTGATTTCAATATTACCTTCAATCGTAACGAAGTACTACAGCTCGGTACGAATGATACACCAATAGGAGGATTTACCGAACAGGGTGATTTTAATCGCACTGCCGTAGGGCAGCCTATCGGACAGTTTTATGGTTATATTTATGATGGTGTATACATGACGCAGGAAGAATTTGACACGCAGCCGAAGCACAGTTCTTCGCAGGTGGGTACGGTACGCATGAAAGATATTAATGGCGATGGTGTGATCGATATGAACGACCGCACCTTTATCGGTGATCCGAATCCCGATTTTATTTTCGGCTTAACCAATAGTTTCCGGTATAGAAACTGGGATCTGAGCTTCTTAATTGCTGGTTCAGTGGGTGGTCAAACCATGGCGGCCACCTATGAAAATATCGAAAACCTGGATGGCGTATTCAATGTGCGTAAGGAGATGTTGAATGGCTGGCGTTCGCTCGAAGATCCGGGGAACGGGGAGGTCCCTCGTACCTTGAGTGGTACAACTGAGCTGTATCGCTTTACCAATTCCCGCTGGGTATACGATGCCTCGTATGTTTCTTTAAGGAACATTACGCTGGGCAGGAGTTTTGAAATTACCAATAGCAATTACCTCAAAAATATAAGGGTATATGCCAGTATACAGGAGGCATTGATGTTAACGAAATATCCGGGAATGAATCCTGAAGTAGCAAATAATGAGGGAGATGACCCATTAAGGTTGGGTGTTGATCAAACGACTTATCCTATTCCAAGGACTTTCACTTTTGGGGTAAATGTTGGTTTTTAA
- a CDS encoding glycosyl hydrolase, whose amino-acid sequence MMNNKATFILLALLSLFTITVHAQQQKENFQYLLSHFKDPGKAYGSAPLWVWNADVNEGKIDSMLQEFKENAFGGVFVHPRPGLVTPYLSDRWFELYRYTVQKGKELDLDVWIYDENSYPSGFAGGHVPQEMPSSYNQGQMLNLEKANSIPSNDTTLFVVLEKTGDGFSVVDPKASNYSEGDYYLFRKDYYQKSPWYGGYSYVDLMAKGVTEKFIEITMSGYEKTLGHEFGKTIPGIFTDEPNIEVQGANNIRWTPDLFAIFQQTWGYELQSNLPSLFEEVGDWKKVRHNYYQVLLQLFIDRWSKPWYNYTNEKNLEWTGHYWEHGWPNPNHGGDNMAMYAWHQRPAIDMLFNQFDEISPNAQFGNIRAVKELASVANQLGRKRTLSETYGGGGWELTFQDMKRLGDWQYVLGVNTLNQHLSYMTMVGARKYDYPQSFSYHSPWWPYYKPLNEYFKRLSFVLSLGKQINDVLVLEPTTSAWMYSTYQDAMPRRQEIGQAFQSFVTQLEKAQVEYDLGSENIIKDQGDVKDAKFVVGERTYGKVIIPPGMENLDGKTAELLASFVKNGGELVVLEDLQYIDGAPADEPLRPLQIHRAALTDFSTDALKLDGISFAPKDTLGKLYHQRRVLGDGELLFLVNASLTASAKGNIDVQGKNVYLLDLTDGRRYKYPVKAKGIAYDLPAAGSKLFFISEADSAEIPLWEEQAGDEGNIVEAVTQAEFLEPNVLTLDFCDVHIGDTLIKDQQVFHASDTIFKHFGFVDGNPWNTSVQYKDNTIRRDTFADDDRFKVDYHFQIKPGVPTKRLEAVVERPWLWEVYLNDKPIQPNQGRWYLDKDFGVFDIGREAIHGENKLSLVAKKMRVHAEVEPVYILGDFDLQSAAKGWELTASSPVKLGNWKDMGRPMYGQQASYSKIFQAVKGKSYKIKLTKWAGTAAVVKVNGQLVGDISLAPFELKLDEILKNGENKVEVIIVGSLKNTLGPHHNQPKPGMVSPWHWRGVEKYPSGSAYDLYEYGLLADFQLIEMNNN is encoded by the coding sequence ATGATGAATAATAAAGCTACCTTTATTTTACTGGCTTTGCTGTCATTGTTTACCATAACAGTGCATGCGCAACAGCAGAAGGAGAACTTTCAATACTTATTAAGTCATTTTAAAGATCCGGGAAAAGCTTATGGAAGCGCCCCGCTTTGGGTATGGAACGCTGATGTTAATGAGGGAAAGATCGATAGCATGCTGCAGGAGTTCAAAGAAAATGCTTTTGGAGGGGTCTTTGTGCATCCGCGTCCCGGACTAGTTACGCCGTATTTATCCGATCGTTGGTTTGAGCTGTATCGGTATACGGTGCAGAAAGGAAAGGAACTGGATCTCGATGTGTGGATTTACGATGAAAATTCATATCCCAGTGGTTTTGCAGGTGGCCATGTGCCCCAAGAGATGCCGAGCTCCTATAATCAAGGGCAGATGCTTAACTTGGAAAAGGCCAACAGTATACCGTCAAACGATACCACCCTATTCGTTGTACTGGAAAAAACAGGCGATGGTTTTTCAGTCGTTGACCCGAAGGCTTCAAACTACTCCGAAGGCGACTACTATCTCTTTAGAAAAGATTATTACCAAAAATCGCCTTGGTATGGTGGATATTCTTACGTAGACCTGATGGCAAAAGGTGTGACGGAGAAGTTTATTGAAATAACCATGAGCGGTTATGAAAAAACGCTGGGTCATGAATTTGGCAAAACCATACCCGGCATCTTTACCGATGAGCCTAACATCGAGGTACAGGGAGCGAACAACATTCGCTGGACACCCGATTTATTTGCAATTTTTCAGCAAACCTGGGGTTATGAGCTGCAGTCAAACCTCCCGTCGTTGTTTGAGGAGGTTGGCGATTGGAAGAAAGTAAGGCATAATTATTACCAGGTACTGTTACAGCTGTTCATCGACCGTTGGTCAAAACCGTGGTATAATTATACCAATGAAAAGAACTTGGAATGGACGGGACACTACTGGGAACATGGTTGGCCAAATCCTAATCATGGCGGCGATAATATGGCGATGTATGCCTGGCACCAACGTCCGGCTATTGATATGCTATTCAATCAGTTTGATGAAATCAGTCCAAATGCCCAGTTTGGTAATATACGTGCCGTAAAGGAACTGGCTAGCGTGGCCAACCAGCTGGGCCGGAAACGTACGCTCAGTGAAACCTATGGCGGCGGCGGGTGGGAACTGACTTTTCAGGATATGAAAAGGTTGGGCGATTGGCAATATGTGCTGGGGGTAAATACGTTAAACCAACATCTTTCGTATATGACCATGGTTGGCGCACGCAAATACGATTACCCGCAGTCTTTTTCTTATCACAGTCCGTGGTGGCCCTATTATAAACCCTTAAATGAATATTTCAAGCGTTTATCTTTTGTGCTGTCTTTGGGGAAACAAATTAATGATGTCTTGGTGCTCGAACCTACTACCTCTGCATGGATGTACTCTACCTATCAGGATGCTATGCCCAGGCGGCAGGAAATTGGCCAGGCTTTTCAGTCCTTCGTTACCCAATTGGAAAAAGCACAGGTGGAGTACGACTTGGGCTCAGAAAATATTATAAAAGATCAGGGGGATGTAAAAGACGCAAAGTTTGTGGTAGGTGAGCGCACCTACGGTAAGGTGATCATTCCGCCGGGCATGGAAAATCTCGACGGCAAGACTGCGGAGTTATTGGCAAGTTTCGTCAAGAATGGCGGCGAACTAGTGGTGCTGGAAGACCTTCAATATATCGATGGAGCACCAGCGGATGAACCATTACGACCTTTGCAAATTCACCGAGCGGCGTTGACAGATTTTTCGACCGACGCCTTGAAATTAGACGGTATTTCCTTTGCTCCCAAAGACACCCTAGGTAAACTCTATCATCAGCGGCGTGTACTTGGCGATGGTGAATTGCTTTTCTTGGTCAATGCAAGTTTAACGGCATCCGCTAAGGGAAATATTGATGTGCAGGGTAAAAACGTCTACCTGTTAGATTTGACGGATGGGCGGCGTTATAAATATCCCGTAAAGGCAAAAGGTATAGCTTATGATTTACCTGCAGCTGGAAGTAAGCTGTTTTTTATCAGTGAAGCCGATTCTGCAGAAATCCCGTTATGGGAGGAGCAAGCGGGAGACGAAGGGAATATCGTGGAGGCCGTTACGCAAGCGGAGTTTCTCGAACCGAATGTATTAACCCTGGATTTCTGCGATGTCCATATCGGCGATACGCTCATAAAGGATCAACAGGTCTTTCACGCTTCGGATACCATCTTCAAGCATTTTGGTTTTGTAGATGGCAATCCTTGGAATACTTCGGTACAGTATAAGGATAATACCATCAGGCGCGACACATTTGCAGACGATGATCGTTTTAAAGTCGACTACCATTTCCAGATCAAACCGGGAGTTCCAACAAAACGCCTGGAAGCAGTGGTAGAACGGCCTTGGCTATGGGAAGTGTACTTGAATGATAAACCCATTCAACCAAATCAAGGCAGGTGGTATCTGGATAAGGATTTCGGTGTTTTTGATATCGGTAGAGAAGCGATCCATGGAGAAAATAAGTTAAGCCTTGTTGCAAAAAAGATGCGGGTACATGCCGAGGTTGAACCGGTGTATATTCTGGGCGATTTTGATCTACAGAGCGCGGCGAAAGGTTGGGAGCTTACGGCATCCTCTCCGGTCAAACTCGGTAACTGGAAAGATATGGGCAGACCTATGTACGGCCAGCAGGCAAGCTACAGCAAAATATTTCAGGCAGTTAAAGGCAAAAGTTACAAGATTAAGTTAACTAAGTGGGCAGGCACCGCGGCTGTAGTCAAGGTGAACGGCCAATTGGTAGGAGATATTAGTCTGGCACCATTTGAACTTAAATTGGATGAAATCTTAAAGAATGGTGAGAATAAAGTAGAAGTCATTATCGTTGGAAGTTTAAAAAACACCTTAGGCCCACACCATAACCAACCTAAACCAGGTATGGTTTCACCTTGGCATTGGAGAGGTGTGGAAAAGTACCCCTCCGGAAGCGCTTATGACCTGTATGAGTACGGTCTTTTAGCGGATTTTCAATTAATAGAAATGAACAATAATTAA